A genomic region of Apteryx mantelli isolate bAptMan1 chromosome 10, bAptMan1.hap1, whole genome shotgun sequence contains the following coding sequences:
- the LOC106483368 gene encoding leukotriene B4 receptor 1-like: MTQTEENSSYLTWHIERSVVCIILSLSFIIGTPGNCIVIWTVCTKMKQVSPSVLLILNLAIADILVLITLPIWIYSFADSWVFGVIFCKILVFLIYCSMYASIFLITALSLERLMAVFYPFTIQRYKTKEKIFVIMFLIWFLSITFGISVIPFQETEEMSGGLQCTCRNYSSNRQKVSYLLLETLAGFVIPFFIICTCYVCVGKRISKMTYQSKRRSERLIASVVVAFILCWLPHHLFNILEIISVQIEHSNKKMSLALDEILNIGVYISGALVFISSCINPLLYAFAARRFQNHLRFAKISKLFEQMSQTVTEEDKKKNSVITKQEDTAISTENL; encoded by the coding sequence ATGACTCAGACTGAGGAAAACAGTAGCTACTTGACATGGCACATTGAGAGGTCAGTAGTCTGCATAATACTGAGCTTGTCATTTATTATTGGGACCCCTGGAAACTGCATTGTCATCTGGACTGTTTGTACAAAAATGAAGCAAGTATCTCCTTCAGTGCTGCTGATCTTGAACCTGGCCATTGCAGATATCCTTGTACTGATTACTTTGCCAATCTGGATTTACTCCTTTGCTGACTCCTGGGTTTTTGGAGTCATCTTCTGCAAAATACTGGTTTTCCTTATTTACTGCAGCATGTATGCTAGTATATTTCTAATTACAGCACTGAGCTTGGAGAGATTAATGGCTGTGTTTTACCCATTCACGATtcaaagatataaaacaaaagaaaaaatttttgTAATCATGTTCCTCATTTGGTTCCTGTCTATTACTTTTGGCATTTCTGTCATTCCGTTTCAAGAGACAGAAGAAATGAGTGGTGGACTACAATGCACATGTCGCAACTACTCTTCTAATAGACAGAAAGTATCTTATCTTTTGCTAGAGACTCTTGCAGGTTTTGTAATTCCTTTTTTTATAATTTGCACTTGTTATGTGTGTGTTGGAAAAAGAATAAGCAAAATGACTTACCAATCAAAGCGGCGATCAGAACGGCTAATTGCCAGCGTGGTTGTAGCATTCATTTTATGCTGGCTCCCACATCATCTCTTTAACATCCTAGAGATTATTTCAGTACAGATAGAACACTCTAACAAAAAAATGTCTTTGGCACTGGATGAAATTTTAAACATAGGAGTGTACATCTCTGGAGCACTTGTATTCATCAGTAGCTGTATTAACCCTCTACTTTATGCCTTTGCTGCACGAAGATTTCAGAATCACCTGAGATTTGCCAAGATATCGAAGCTGTTTGAACAGATGAGTCAGACTGTAACAGAGGAAGACAAGAAGAAGAACTCTGTTATAACCAAACAAGAAGATACTGCAATAAGCACAGAGAATCTTTAA